A genomic region of Dehalococcoidales bacterium contains the following coding sequences:
- the hisB gene encoding imidazoleglycerol-phosphate dehydratase HisB, whose product MENRAATIKRETGETSISLELDVDGSGQRQINTGIMMFDHFLAQLAQHGRFDLKLTASGDDQHHLVEDVALCLGKALTQALGEKRGIARMADAAVPMDDALAMVAVDISGRGYAVLEMPFNDNDMRGFSTDLIRHFLESLAVEARINLHARIVYGVNDHHKAEALFKALGRALDMATRIDQRLGGDLPTTKGIL is encoded by the coding sequence ATGGAGAATAGAGCAGCCACAATCAAGAGGGAGACTGGAGAGACCAGCATCAGCCTGGAGCTTGATGTTGACGGCAGCGGTCAGCGGCAGATAAATACCGGTATTATGATGTTCGACCACTTTCTGGCACAACTGGCGCAGCACGGTCGTTTTGACCTCAAGCTGACTGCCAGCGGGGATGACCAGCACCACCTGGTGGAAGACGTTGCCCTTTGCCTGGGGAAGGCCCTGACTCAAGCCCTGGGAGAGAAACGGGGAATCGCCCGCATGGCTGACGCTGCCGTGCCCATGGATGATGCCCTGGCGATGGTGGCCGTGGACATCAGCGGGCGGGGATATGCCGTCTTGGAGATGCCTTTTAATGACAACGACATGCGCGGCTTCTCCACCGACCTTATCCGTCATTTTTTGGAGTCGCTGGCGGTGGAAGCCAGGATCAATTTGCACGCCCGCATTGTTTACGGGGTCAATGACCACCATAAGGCCGAGGCGCTCTTCAAGGCCCTGGGCAGGGCCCTGGACATGGCAACCAGAATTGACCAGCGTCTCGGCGGTGACCTGCCCACCACCAAAGGAATATTGTAA